A genomic window from Punica granatum isolate Tunisia-2019 chromosome 2, ASM765513v2, whole genome shotgun sequence includes:
- the LOC116197792 gene encoding thaumatin-like protein 1, which translates to MSLLSLLLLGMFLSSAHATNYDILNQCNYTVWAAASPGGGRRLDPGQSWSLTMNPDTTTARIWGRTNCSFDANGQGRCETGDCTGGLNCQGWGTPPNTLVEFLLSQPSSQDFFDISLVDGFNIPVDLKPATNVCRGIQCSADINGQCPAELRAPGGCNNPCTVFKTNEYCCTNGQGSCGPTTFSKFFKDRCPDAYSYPQDDSTSTLKCPSGTNYRVTFCP; encoded by the coding sequence atgtcTTTGCTGTCGCTCCTCCTCTTGGGCATGTTCCTAAGTTCTGCCCATGCTACCAACTATGACATTCTCAATCAATGCAACTACACCGTGTGGGCAGCCGCTTCACCTGGCGGCGGCCGGCGTCTGGACCCGGGCCAGAGTTGGTCCCTCACCATGAACCCTGACACAACTACGGCCCGCATTTGGGGTCGCACCAATTGCAGCTTTGATGCCAATGGCCAGGGTCGCTGTGAGACCGGGGACTGCACTGGGGGATTGAACTGCCAGGGCTGGGGCACGCCACCCAACACCCTCGTGGAGTTTTTGCTGAGCCAGCCAAGCAGCCAAGACTTCTTTGACATATCTCTGGTCGACGGGTTCAACATCCCGGTGGATCTCAAGCCCGCTACAAATGTGTGTCGTGGAATCCAGTGCTCCGCAGATATCAATGGCCAGTGCCCTGCGGAGTTAAGGGCTCCCGGTGGCTGCAACAACCCATGCACCGTCTTCAAGACGAACGAGTACTGCTGCACTAATGGGCAGGGAAGCTGTGGCCCGACCACTTTCTCCAAGTTCTTCAAGGACAGGTGCCCCGATGCTTACAGCTACCCGCAGGATGATTCGACCAGCACGTTGAAATGCCCTAGTGGCACGAACTATAGGGTTACCTTTTGCCCGTAA